In Wenyingzhuangia fucanilytica, the following are encoded in one genomic region:
- a CDS encoding acyl-CoA thioesterase, with the protein MITKKTELRVRYSETDQMQYVHHSNYAKYFEIARIEWLREAGISYKEMEEQGVMLPVVNLITEFKKPAKYDDVLTIKTAIKQIPTAKIIFTYKIYNQNEELLTTGESTLVFVDMKKNRPIKCPENILEIILNQKD; encoded by the coding sequence ATGATTACTAAAAAAACCGAACTAAGAGTACGATATTCTGAAACAGATCAGATGCAATATGTACATCACAGCAATTATGCCAAATACTTTGAAATCGCTCGTATTGAATGGCTTAGAGAGGCTGGAATCTCCTATAAAGAGATGGAAGAACAAGGAGTTATGCTACCTGTAGTAAACCTTATTACTGAGTTTAAAAAACCTGCTAAATATGACGATGTTCTTACTATAAAAACTGCGATAAAACAGATTCCCACTGCTAAGATAATTTTTACTTATAAAATATATAATCAGAATGAGGAATTGTTAACAACTGGAGAGTCAACTTTAGTGTTTGTTGACATGAAAAAAAATAGACCAATTAAATGTCCTGAGAATATTTTAGAAATCATTTTAAATCAAAAAGATTAA
- the ribD gene encoding bifunctional diaminohydroxyphosphoribosylaminopyrimidine deaminase/5-amino-6-(5-phosphoribosylamino)uracil reductase RibD has product MLSTHETYMQRAVSLAKKGTRLAYPNPCVGAVIVCDGKIIGEGYTSAYGGPHAEVNAINSVTDENLLSKSTLYVTLEPCAHYGKTPPCANLIEAKNIPKIYIGCVDTFAAVAGKGIEILLKAGREVHVGVLEEECLELHKRFFTYHNKKRPYIILKWAETQDGFIDKVRDVNHINDAKPTWISNDLSKQKVHQIRAEEHAIMVGTNTALKDNPNLNTRSYGGVSPIRILIDRNLRVPSNYELYNGEVKTIIFTEKEADSDKVQYEKIDFSKNMLPQIMEVLYKEKIQSVLVEGGKQLLETFIDENLWDEAFVFVGDKEFKTGVSAPVLKINVEKNFTLGFNTVKHYKNKQ; this is encoded by the coding sequence ATGCTTTCTACTCACGAAACATACATGCAACGTGCTGTTTCCTTGGCAAAAAAAGGAACAAGACTGGCTTATCCAAATCCATGTGTAGGAGCAGTTATTGTTTGTGATGGGAAAATTATAGGAGAAGGTTATACAAGTGCTTACGGTGGCCCTCATGCAGAAGTCAATGCTATTAATAGTGTGACTGATGAAAATTTGTTGAGTAAATCTACCCTATATGTTACTTTAGAGCCTTGTGCGCATTATGGAAAAACTCCTCCTTGTGCAAACTTAATAGAGGCTAAAAATATTCCCAAAATCTACATAGGATGCGTAGATACTTTTGCTGCGGTGGCAGGTAAGGGAATTGAGATCTTATTAAAAGCGGGTAGAGAAGTACATGTTGGAGTGTTAGAAGAGGAGTGTTTAGAATTACACAAAAGATTCTTTACTTATCACAATAAAAAAAGACCTTATATCATCTTAAAATGGGCAGAAACCCAAGATGGTTTTATTGATAAAGTTAGAGATGTTAATCATATAAATGATGCCAAACCTACATGGATCTCTAATGATTTGTCTAAACAAAAAGTACATCAAATCAGGGCAGAAGAACATGCTATTATGGTGGGAACCAATACTGCTTTAAAAGACAATCCAAATTTAAATACCAGGTCTTACGGAGGTGTTTCGCCAATAAGAATTTTAATAGACAGAAATTTACGAGTTCCTAGTAATTATGAACTTTACAATGGAGAAGTAAAAACAATCATATTTACAGAAAAAGAGGCTGATAGTGATAAGGTTCAATATGAAAAAATAGATTTTTCTAAAAATATGTTACCTCAAATCATGGAGGTTTTATACAAAGAAAAAATACAATCTGTTTTGGTAGAGGGCGGTAAGCAATTGTTAGAAACTTTTATTGATGAGAATTTGTGGGATGAAGCTTTTGTTTTTGTAGGAGATAAAGAGTTTAAAACAGGAGTCAGTGCTCCAGTACTAAAAATAAACGTTGAAAAAAACTTTACATTAGGGTTTAATACTGTAAAACACTACAAAAACAAGCAATGA
- a CDS encoding NADP-dependent isocitrate dehydrogenase produces the protein MATENSKIIYTLTDEAPALATYSLLPIIKAFTSKAGIEVETRDISLAGRILANFPEFLTDDQKISDALAELGELAKTPEANIIKLPNISASIPQLQAAIKELQDKGFNIPNYPANPANDEEKTIKAKYAKVLGSAVNPVLREGNSDRRAPKAVKNYAKKNPHSMGAWEKDSKTHVASMEANDFYGSEKSTTIENATEFKITFNGSDLKGFAPLQAGEVIDCSVMSINSLKEYAAKEIADAKANGVLLSLHMKATMMKVSDPIIFGAIVEVFYKDVFEKYADLFAELGVTATNGLGDVYAKIAGHAKEAEIKAAIEAVYTTSPDVAMVNSDKGITNLHVPSDVIVDASMPAMIRTSGQMWNKDGKQQDTKALIPDRCYAGVFQATIDFCKENGAFDPTTMGTTPNVGLMAQKAEEYGSHDKTFQLEEAGTVEVVDKNGNVLLSQDVQAGDVFRMCQVKDAPIQDWVKLAVNRATATGVPAVFWLDENRAHDAEIIKKVNKYLGDHNTDGLEILIKSPIEATKYTLERVKAGLDTISVTGNVLRDYLTDLFPILELGTSAKMLSIVPLMNGGGLFETGAGGSAPKHVQQLIEENYLRWDSLGEFLALAVSLEHLSGRYNNQQAQVLADTLDAATGQFLDNDKSPTRRVGGIDNRGSHFYLALYWAQELAAQDKDAQLKEIFTPVAEAMAQNEAKIVEEMIAAQGKSVNIGGYYKLDQELTFDVMRVSKTLNTIIDGIA, from the coding sequence ATGGCAACAGAAAATTCAAAAATCATTTATACACTTACAGACGAAGCACCTGCTTTGGCTACGTATTCATTATTACCAATCATCAAAGCTTTTACTAGCAAGGCTGGTATAGAAGTTGAAACTAGAGACATTTCTTTAGCAGGAAGAATATTAGCTAACTTTCCTGAATTCTTAACTGATGATCAAAAAATTTCTGATGCTTTGGCTGAATTAGGAGAATTGGCTAAAACTCCTGAAGCAAATATTATCAAATTACCTAATATTTCTGCTTCTATTCCTCAGTTACAAGCTGCTATTAAAGAATTACAAGATAAAGGATTTAACATTCCTAACTATCCTGCAAACCCAGCTAACGATGAAGAAAAAACCATCAAAGCTAAATATGCTAAAGTATTAGGTTCTGCAGTAAACCCAGTATTACGTGAAGGAAACTCTGACCGTAGAGCTCCAAAGGCTGTTAAAAACTACGCTAAGAAAAACCCACACTCTATGGGGGCATGGGAAAAAGATTCTAAAACTCACGTAGCTTCTATGGAGGCTAATGATTTTTATGGATCAGAGAAATCTACTACTATTGAAAACGCTACAGAGTTTAAAATTACTTTTAACGGATCTGACTTAAAAGGATTTGCTCCTTTACAAGCAGGAGAAGTTATTGACTGTTCTGTAATGAGTATTAACTCATTAAAAGAATATGCTGCAAAAGAAATTGCAGATGCTAAAGCTAACGGTGTATTGTTGTCATTACACATGAAAGCTACCATGATGAAGGTTTCTGACCCTATTATTTTTGGTGCTATTGTAGAAGTTTTCTATAAAGATGTTTTTGAAAAATACGCTGATTTATTTGCTGAATTAGGAGTTACTGCAACCAATGGTTTAGGTGATGTATATGCTAAAATTGCTGGACACGCTAAAGAAGCAGAAATAAAAGCTGCTATTGAGGCTGTTTACACTACTTCTCCTGATGTAGCTATGGTAAACTCAGACAAAGGAATTACAAACTTACACGTACCTTCTGATGTAATTGTAGATGCATCTATGCCTGCTATGATTAGAACTTCTGGTCAAATGTGGAACAAAGACGGAAAACAACAAGATACTAAAGCTTTAATTCCAGATAGATGTTATGCTGGAGTTTTCCAAGCAACTATCGATTTCTGTAAAGAAAATGGTGCTTTTGACCCAACTACTATGGGAACTACTCCTAACGTAGGATTAATGGCTCAAAAAGCAGAAGAATACGGATCTCACGATAAAACTTTCCAATTAGAAGAAGCTGGAACTGTAGAGGTTGTTGATAAAAACGGAAACGTTTTATTATCTCAAGACGTACAAGCAGGTGATGTTTTTAGAATGTGTCAAGTAAAAGATGCTCCTATTCAAGACTGGGTAAAGTTAGCTGTTAACAGAGCAACTGCAACAGGAGTTCCTGCTGTATTCTGGTTAGATGAAAACAGAGCTCACGATGCTGAAATTATCAAAAAAGTAAACAAATATTTAGGAGATCACAATACTGATGGATTAGAAATTTTAATCAAATCTCCTATTGAAGCGACTAAATATACATTAGAAAGAGTAAAAGCTGGATTAGATACTATTTCTGTAACAGGAAACGTATTGCGTGATTACTTAACAGATTTATTCCCTATTTTAGAATTAGGAACTTCTGCTAAAATGTTATCTATTGTACCATTAATGAATGGAGGTGGATTGTTTGAAACTGGTGCTGGAGGATCTGCTCCTAAACACGTTCAACAATTAATTGAAGAAAACTACTTACGTTGGGATTCATTAGGTGAATTCTTAGCTTTAGCGGTTTCTTTAGAGCACTTAAGCGGAAGATATAACAATCAACAAGCTCAAGTATTAGCAGATACTTTAGATGCGGCTACTGGTCAATTCTTAGACAATGACAAATCTCCTACTCGTAGAGTTGGTGGTATTGACAACAGAGGTTCTCACTTCTACTTAGCATTGTACTGGGCACAAGAATTAGCTGCTCAAGATAAAGATGCTCAATTAAAAGAAATCTTTACTCCAGTTGCTGAAGCTATGGCTCAAAACGAAGCAAAAATTGTTGAAGAAATGATTGCTGCTCAAGGAAAATCAGTAAATATTGGAGGTTACTACAAATTAGATCAAGAGTTAACTTTTGATGTAATGAGAGTTAGTAAAACTTTAAACACTATTATTGACGGAATTGCTTAA
- a CDS encoding IMPACT family protein, with protein MSKSQIETYKTIDKPVEATLYKEKGSKFIGYLFSVTSEEEVKEKLEDIKKQYHDARHWCYAYRLGFDGLTYRVNDDGEPSNTAGQPIYGQLLSYEVTNVLLIVVRYFGGVKLGVGGLIKAYRTCAEETLAVATIEEKIIKKTFTIKSTYEHVDKVMRLIKTYDLEIQHQEMYLDCQFILLSPISIFDTVIQSFEDLRCVEVINEKED; from the coding sequence ATGAGTAAATCACAAATAGAAACATATAAAACAATAGATAAACCTGTAGAAGCGACGCTTTACAAAGAAAAAGGGAGTAAGTTTATTGGGTATTTGTTTTCTGTGACTAGTGAAGAAGAGGTAAAAGAAAAATTAGAAGATATTAAAAAACAATATCACGATGCTAGACATTGGTGTTATGCTTATCGTTTAGGTTTTGATGGATTGACTTATAGGGTAAATGATGATGGTGAGCCAAGTAATACTGCTGGTCAGCCTATATATGGGCAATTATTATCTTATGAAGTAACCAATGTATTGTTAATTGTGGTTCGTTATTTTGGAGGTGTTAAATTAGGAGTAGGTGGTTTGATTAAAGCATATAGAACTTGTGCCGAAGAAACTTTGGCAGTTGCAACTATAGAGGAGAAAATAATTAAAAAGACCTTTACTATTAAAAGTACCTATGAACATGTTGATAAAGTTATGAGGTTAATTAAAACTTATGACTTAGAAATTCAACATCAAGAAATGTATTTAGATTGCCAATTTATTTTACTTTCTCCAATCTCTATTTTTGACACCGTAATTCAATCTTTTGAAGATTTAAGATGTGTTGAAGTTATAAATGAAAAAGAAGATTAA
- a CDS encoding LEA type 2 family protein, producing MKFVKLLFVFISVAFAVSCSNLKAPEYIGVGKVNVSKIINDSITIKAGLRFNNPNRVGGKIALSDLHAVVNDIDLGDLKNQEVKVPSRKDFEVPLEIKLSYGQIFDSKKGLLNSILSSILTNEVAVKFDGKATFKKFLVKKEYPIQFNDKIKILK from the coding sequence ATGAAGTTCGTAAAATTATTATTCGTTTTTATTAGTGTAGCCTTTGCTGTTTCTTGTTCTAATTTAAAAGCTCCAGAATATATTGGGGTAGGAAAAGTAAATGTTTCTAAAATTATTAATGATTCCATTACTATAAAAGCTGGTTTAAGGTTTAACAACCCTAATAGAGTAGGAGGTAAAATTGCTTTGAGTGATTTACATGCAGTGGTAAATGATATTGATTTAGGAGATTTAAAAAATCAAGAAGTAAAGGTGCCATCAAGAAAAGATTTTGAAGTGCCATTAGAGATTAAATTGTCTTACGGTCAAATTTTTGATTCTAAAAAAGGGTTATTAAATTCTATTTTAAGTAGTATTTTGACTAACGAAGTAGCGGTGAAGTTTGATGGAAAAGCAACTTTTAAAAAGTTTTTGGTAAAAAAAGAATATCCAATTCAATTCAACGATAAAATTAAAATTTTAAAATAA
- the trmD gene encoding tRNA (guanosine(37)-N1)-methyltransferase TrmD, with amino-acid sequence MRIDIITVSPELIKSPFEHSIMKRAQEKGLAEVHFHNLRDYAINDYGKIDDMQFGGGAGMVLMIEPIDACISKLKAEREYDEIIYMTPDAPTLNQRTANTLSLKENMIILCGHYKGVDQRVRDLFITKEISIGDYVLSGGELGAAVLCDTILRLIPGVLGDETSALTDSFQDDLLSPPVYTRPADYKGHKVPEVLTSGNFPKIEEWRADKAYELTERVRPDLLEE; translated from the coding sequence ATGCGTATAGACATTATTACCGTATCGCCAGAATTAATCAAAAGTCCTTTTGAACACTCTATTATGAAAAGAGCACAGGAAAAAGGATTGGCAGAAGTTCACTTTCATAATTTAAGAGATTATGCTATTAATGATTACGGTAAAATTGACGACATGCAATTTGGTGGAGGTGCCGGAATGGTGTTGATGATAGAACCTATTGATGCATGCATCAGTAAACTAAAAGCGGAAAGAGAATATGATGAAATTATTTACATGACTCCAGACGCTCCGACTCTGAATCAACGCACTGCCAACACCCTTTCTTTAAAAGAAAACATGATTATTTTGTGTGGGCATTACAAAGGTGTAGATCAACGAGTAAGAGATCTATTTATCACCAAAGAAATATCTATAGGAGATTATGTATTGAGTGGTGGTGAATTAGGTGCAGCTGTTTTATGCGATACTATTCTTAGGTTAATTCCAGGAGTTTTAGGAGATGAAACCTCTGCCTTAACAGATTCTTTTCAAGATGATTTATTATCACCTCCTGTATATACTAGACCTGCAGATTACAAAGGACATAAAGTTCCAGAAGTACTTACTAGCGGAAACTTTCCTAAAATTGAAGAATGGAGAGCAGATAAAGCTTATGAGCTTACGGAGAGAGTAAGACCAGATTTATTAGAAGAATAA
- the prmC gene encoding peptide chain release factor N(5)-glutamine methyltransferase, with amino-acid sequence MTLLSFKQKLYTHLKSHYPNTELDSFFKIILEDVLHLSKIDFALDPNKFISDDKSILIDDIIIGLEQQKPIQHLIGFTEFMDLKFIVNEHVLIPRPETEELIYWMLNDFSNIQNIDILDIGTGSGCIPITLAKNLNNANVNTIDISTKAIQTAKENAKENKVSINFIHQDILQATQLPQQYDVIVSNPPYVRNLEKQEMQKNVLDFEPHLALFVADDAPLIFYKKIAELAKVSLKPNGALYYEINQYLGQETVELLKNIGFKNIELKKDMFGNDRMIKASF; translated from the coding sequence ATGACTTTACTCTCATTTAAACAAAAATTATATACTCATTTAAAAAGTCATTATCCTAATACAGAGTTAGATTCTTTTTTTAAAATTATTTTAGAAGACGTCCTTCATCTCTCTAAAATTGATTTTGCTTTAGATCCCAACAAATTCATTTCTGATGATAAAAGTATTTTAATTGATGATATTATTATTGGTTTAGAACAACAAAAACCCATTCAGCACCTAATTGGTTTTACGGAGTTTATGGATTTAAAATTCATAGTAAATGAACATGTTTTAATTCCAAGACCAGAAACAGAGGAATTGATTTATTGGATGTTAAATGATTTTTCTAACATCCAAAACATAGATATTTTAGATATAGGAACAGGATCTGGATGTATTCCTATTACTTTGGCAAAAAATTTAAACAATGCCAATGTAAATACAATTGACATCTCTACTAAAGCCATACAAACAGCTAAAGAGAATGCTAAGGAAAATAAAGTCAGCATCAATTTTATCCATCAAGATATTTTACAAGCTACACAACTCCCTCAGCAATATGATGTAATTGTAAGCAACCCTCCTTATGTTAGAAATCTTGAAAAACAAGAAATGCAAAAAAATGTATTAGATTTTGAACCACATTTGGCTTTGTTTGTAGCTGATGATGCCCCTTTAATCTTTTACAAAAAAATAGCCGAGTTGGCCAAAGTATCATTAAAACCTAATGGAGCTTTGTATTACGAAATCAATCAATACTTAGGACAAGAAACGGTTGAATTATTAAAAAACATCGGCTTTAAAAACATCGAACTAAAAAAAGATATGTTTGGGAATGACAGAATGATTAAAGCTTCTTTTTAA
- the rplS gene encoding 50S ribosomal protein L19, translated as MESLVKFVQDEFVAKKELPNFKAGDTITVYYEIKEGAKTRTQFFKGVVIQRRGSGASETFTIRKMSGTVGVERIFPINLPAIQKIELNKQGKVRRARIYYFKELTGKKARIKEVRRK; from the coding sequence ATGGAATCTTTAGTAAAATTTGTACAAGACGAATTTGTAGCAAAAAAAGAATTACCAAACTTTAAAGCAGGAGACACTATTACTGTGTACTACGAAATTAAAGAAGGGGCTAAAACAAGAACTCAGTTCTTTAAGGGTGTAGTTATCCAAAGAAGAGGTAGTGGAGCATCAGAAACATTTACAATTCGTAAAATGTCTGGAACTGTTGGTGTAGAGCGTATCTTCCCAATCAACTTACCAGCTATTCAAAAAATCGAATTGAACAAACAAGGTAAAGTTCGTAGAGCTAGAATTTACTACTTTAAAGAACTTACTGGTAAAAAAGCAAGAATTAAAGAAGTTAGACGTAAATAA
- a CDS encoding sulfatase, producing the protein MNRFLLGCLLVITSVSFGQKKPNVLFIAIDDMKPLIHDYGYDQAITPNFDRLMDEGVSFEKAYCQYPVCGPTRASLMTGLRPEVNGVMNLKTKMRDVNPNALTLAQHFKNNGYETVARGKIFDPRCVESKTEDDKESWSIPYSTPHGKHLHPDGHLATMAIGDNDEEHTDGQTAKEGIEFINKLSNKEKPFFVAIGFKKPHLPFIAPTKYFDMYDKSKFKLESFQTVPKGADAKYILNKNNELLSYNPTPLDGGKILPYAPYKLGKSLTEVQQRELIHGYFACVSYIDNLLGNILDALENTGQADNTIIVLWGDHGFHLGDHGMWGKHTTMEQAARVPLIFKAPGIKSAKTSSLAEFLDIFPTLCDLAGLETPKHLQGKSLVPVLKCEKKSVRETAITQYKRAGAYGYSMRTEKYRYTEWVTADGTVRYKDLYDLDNDPNETVNILGNDPELDIKLAVLLRANKEGLKRLK; encoded by the coding sequence ATGAATAGATTTTTATTAGGATGTTTGCTAGTAATTACTAGCGTTTCTTTTGGACAAAAGAAGCCAAATGTATTGTTTATTGCTATTGATGATATGAAACCATTAATACATGATTATGGTTATGATCAGGCAATCACTCCAAATTTTGATAGATTGATGGATGAGGGAGTTTCTTTTGAAAAAGCATACTGTCAATACCCAGTTTGTGGACCTACAAGGGCTAGTTTGATGACGGGTTTAAGGCCAGAGGTAAATGGAGTAATGAATTTAAAAACAAAAATGCGTGATGTCAATCCAAATGCATTAACATTGGCTCAGCATTTTAAAAACAATGGATACGAAACTGTTGCTAGAGGTAAGATATTCGATCCAAGATGTGTAGAAAGTAAAACGGAAGATGATAAAGAATCTTGGTCTATTCCTTATAGTACACCACATGGAAAGCATTTACATCCTGATGGACATTTAGCAACAATGGCTATTGGAGATAATGATGAAGAACATACGGATGGTCAAACTGCTAAAGAAGGAATTGAATTTATCAATAAACTATCGAATAAAGAAAAACCATTTTTTGTGGCTATAGGATTTAAAAAACCGCACTTGCCATTTATTGCACCTACCAAATATTTTGATATGTATGATAAAAGTAAGTTTAAATTAGAGTCTTTTCAAACGGTTCCTAAAGGAGCAGATGCAAAATATATTTTAAATAAAAACAACGAGCTATTAAGTTATAATCCTACTCCTTTGGATGGAGGAAAAATACTTCCTTATGCGCCATATAAATTAGGGAAATCTTTAACAGAGGTTCAACAAAGAGAATTGATTCATGGTTACTTTGCTTGTGTTTCTTATATAGATAATTTGTTAGGGAATATTTTAGATGCATTAGAAAATACAGGTCAAGCAGATAATACTATTATTGTATTATGGGGAGATCATGGATTTCATTTAGGAGACCATGGAATGTGGGGGAAACACACTACTATGGAACAGGCTGCCAGAGTGCCATTAATTTTTAAGGCGCCTGGAATTAAATCTGCTAAAACATCATCATTGGCAGAGTTTTTAGATATTTTTCCAACTTTATGTGATTTAGCTGGATTAGAAACACCTAAACATTTACAAGGAAAAAGTTTGGTGCCAGTGTTAAAATGTGAGAAAAAATCAGTGAGAGAAACAGCGATTACTCAATACAAAAGAGCTGGTGCTTATGGGTATTCTATGCGTACCGAAAAATATAGATATACAGAGTGGGTAACTGCTGATGGAACAGTAAGATATAAGGATTTGTATGATTTAGATAATGATCCAAACGAAACTGTTAATATTTTAGGGAATGACCCAGAGTTGGATATTAAATTAGCAGTTTTACTAAGAGCTAATAAAGAAGGATTGAAAAGATTAAAATAA
- the dnaA gene encoding chromosomal replication initiator protein DnaA gives MIKTAETVWAACLEFIKDNITPVGFKTWFEPIVPVKLEGGALTIQVPSKFFFEFLEENYVKILRSALVRELGKEARLLYDVRLENSYSSKVPQTVKIPSSNRAPMQPQNVNFPSKNISREVKNPFIIPGLQKVKVESNLNPNYCFENFMEGESNRLGRSAGMAVANKPGGTSFNPLMIYGGVGLGKTHLAHAIGVQVKDKYPDKTVLYVSTEKFIQQYGDAVLKNNNRNDFLHFYQMIDVLIVDDIQFLSGKTKTQDAFFQIFNELHQNGKQVILTSDKAPVDMQDIEQRLLSRFKWGLSAELQAPDYETRINILKNRLYRDGVEVPEEVIEFIAKHIKTNVRELEGVVTSLIAQSAFNKKEFSLTLAKTIVDKFVKNTKKEVSVDYIQKVVSKYFEIDLATLQSKTRKRHIVQARQLAMYFSKKLTKSSLASIGSQIGKRDHATVLHACKTVDNLTATDKQFKKYVEDISKKLSF, from the coding sequence ATGATTAAAACTGCTGAGACTGTTTGGGCTGCTTGCTTAGAATTTATAAAGGATAATATTACGCCAGTTGGATTTAAGACCTGGTTTGAGCCAATTGTCCCGGTTAAATTAGAAGGAGGAGCGTTAACAATTCAAGTACCTAGTAAGTTTTTCTTCGAGTTTTTAGAAGAAAATTATGTGAAAATTTTAAGAAGTGCACTTGTTAGAGAGTTAGGTAAAGAAGCTCGTTTGCTTTATGATGTAAGATTAGAAAATTCTTATAGTAGTAAAGTACCCCAAACAGTAAAGATTCCGAGTTCTAATCGTGCCCCAATGCAACCTCAAAATGTAAACTTTCCGTCTAAAAATATAAGTAGAGAGGTAAAGAATCCTTTTATCATTCCGGGTTTACAAAAAGTTAAGGTAGAGTCTAACTTAAATCCTAATTATTGTTTTGAAAACTTTATGGAAGGGGAGTCTAACCGTTTAGGTAGGTCTGCAGGAATGGCTGTGGCCAATAAACCAGGAGGTACTTCTTTTAATCCATTAATGATTTATGGAGGAGTTGGTTTAGGTAAAACACATTTAGCACATGCTATTGGTGTACAAGTAAAAGATAAATATCCGGACAAAACAGTTTTATATGTTTCTACGGAAAAGTTTATTCAACAATATGGTGATGCTGTATTAAAGAATAATAATAGAAATGATTTTTTACATTTCTATCAAATGATAGATGTGTTAATTGTTGATGATATTCAGTTTTTATCAGGGAAAACAAAAACTCAAGATGCGTTTTTCCAAATATTTAATGAATTGCATCAAAATGGAAAACAGGTGATTTTAACTTCTGATAAAGCTCCTGTGGATATGCAAGATATAGAACAACGTTTGTTGTCTCGTTTTAAATGGGGATTATCGGCTGAGTTACAAGCACCAGATTACGAAACTCGTATTAATATCTTAAAAAATAGATTGTACAGAGATGGTGTTGAAGTGCCAGAAGAAGTAATTGAGTTTATAGCAAAGCACATCAAAACAAATGTTAGAGAATTAGAAGGAGTGGTTACTTCTTTAATTGCTCAATCGGCATTTAACAAAAAAGAGTTTAGCCTTACTTTGGCTAAAACCATTGTAGATAAGTTTGTAAAGAATACCAAAAAAGAAGTTTCGGTAGATTATATTCAGAAAGTAGTTTCTAAATATTTTGAAATTGATTTGGCTACATTACAATCTAAAACTAGAAAACGTCATATTGTACAAGCAAGACAGTTGGCTATGTATTTTTCTAAAAAGTTAACCAAGTCATCATTGGCAAGTATTGGTTCTCAAATAGGAAAAAGAGATCATGCTACCGTGTTACACGCTTGTAAAACAGTTGATAATTTAACAGCGACTGATAAACAGTTTAAGAAATATGTAGAAGATATTTCTAAAAAATTATCATTTTAA